The proteins below come from a single Anderseniella sp. Alg231-50 genomic window:
- a CDS encoding glycosyltransferase yields MTTVRQRDGNGSQQAWIAFSWTLMIVKKGSQNSDCAIILTVHNHIEMFGLPCLQSLLKHSGGARIYVYDNESTDPEVENLRKLADSRSEVEFIRIDDQKTFGGLTGTWNDGIRRAREHGFAKVILVNHDVIVDNTWGQFHPGH; encoded by the coding sequence TTGACCACTGTTAGACAGCGCGACGGCAACGGCAGTCAGCAGGCTTGGATTGCATTTTCGTGGACGTTGATGATTGTCAAAAAAGGAAGTCAAAATTCTGATTGTGCCATCATTCTTACGGTTCACAACCACATTGAAATGTTCGGGCTTCCCTGCCTGCAATCGTTACTGAAACATAGCGGTGGCGCCCGTATTTATGTTTACGACAATGAATCGACCGATCCCGAAGTTGAAAACCTCAGGAAACTTGCGGATAGCCGATCGGAAGTCGAATTTATCCGCATTGACGACCAGAAAACCTTCGGAGGTCTTACCGGAACCTGGAATGACGGAATACGCAGGGCGCGAGAACATGGCTTTGCCAAAGTAATTCTCGTGAATCACGATGTCATCGTTGACAACACCTGGGGGCAATTTCATCCAGGCCATTGA
- a CDS encoding glycosyltransferase 61 family protein — protein MGFTLGRPELKLFDDWRFFDPERPFGNNEFDIQERMKMRSTKAAFYIVTDSWVFHHLNMGWKDRPRYLDPHSPDNNIRNPDYLTQGERTSSINYVTRFDDNNIFHSLHLEFFSLANIDPSNLKISNIFIIEDNIDKNDPCQKWRLFVFYRIFCQAIYIRAVEFYRIANSVLVNTSNGYIHHKFIDYPPNAEYIRLTEFIKENTGTTVPEQDYVLLNQRPVGNRYLMEKNSGLPLQEYLYNSLGKLGIPFRSCDFSTMTPKDQAQLCRGARIFISAHGAGCSNIIFTPLHCGVIEYNFRKHWNCDPVCDLHFHGMLADHEECDSELTVRPYFHKADYHNLCRLLDRQYTELGVDRYDGYSNRNPINREYLFVDGAELLVAIEKIFNHRIPKKI, from the coding sequence ATGGGCTTCACCCTGGGCAGGCCGGAGCTCAAGCTGTTTGATGACTGGCGGTTCTTCGATCCCGAACGTCCGTTCGGAAACAACGAATTTGATATTCAGGAGCGGATGAAAATGCGGTCAACCAAGGCCGCATTCTACATCGTGACGGATAGCTGGGTGTTCCATCACCTCAACATGGGGTGGAAGGACAGGCCCCGATATCTGGATCCACATAGCCCGGACAACAACATCCGGAACCCCGATTATTTAACGCAAGGTGAGAGGACTTCATCTATTAACTATGTAACTCGATTCGATGATAACAATATATTTCATAGTTTACACTTGGAATTCTTTTCGCTGGCTAATATAGATCCCTCAAATTTAAAAATAAGCAATATATTTATCATAGAAGATAACATAGACAAGAATGACCCGTGTCAAAAATGGCGGCTATTTGTTTTTTATAGAATTTTCTGCCAAGCGATATACATCAGAGCGGTTGAATTTTACCGGATTGCCAATTCTGTACTGGTTAATACTTCTAATGGATACATTCATCATAAATTTATAGACTATCCTCCGAATGCGGAGTACATACGGCTGACCGAATTCATCAAGGAAAATACCGGTACCACGGTCCCCGAACAGGATTATGTTTTGCTCAACCAGCGCCCTGTGGGTAACCGGTATTTGATGGAGAAAAATTCCGGTCTACCTCTTCAAGAGTATTTATACAATTCACTCGGCAAACTCGGCATCCCTTTCAGATCCTGTGATTTTTCCACGATGACACCTAAAGACCAGGCGCAATTGTGCCGGGGCGCCAGGATATTCATCTCGGCCCACGGGGCGGGCTGCTCAAACATCATATTTACGCCCCTGCATTGCGGGGTGATAGAATACAACTTTAGAAAGCACTGGAACTGTGACCCAGTATGTGACCTACATTTTCACGGTATGCTGGCGGACCACGAAGAATGCGACAGCGAATTGACCGTACGTCCTTACTTTCACAAGGCGGATTACCACAACCTATGTCGCCTGTTGGATAGACAGTACACGGAATTGGGGGTCGACCGCTATGACGGATACTCCAACAGAAACCCAATCAATCGTGAGTATCTGTTCGTGGACGGAGCTGAATTGTTAGTTGCTATCGAAAAAATATTCAATCATCGAATTCCAAAAAAGATTTAG